TATGGCCGTCACAGAACGGCGAGTCCTGCGTTTGCAAGCGCAAGCTTTTCGTTAAAGTATCGCGCCAAACATGATCCGTTGCCAGAGCACGCGCGATAGATTAGGTATTCGCTCTCATCATTAGCAACCAAATCTGACCGCCCGATGGCCTCAAGAATACTGCGACTGACCCGGCCGACCCAGGTCCCTCTCAGGGTGACGACTGGCGTCCCCATCCACAAGGCATCGGCTGTTGTTGTTGCTCCCCCGTAGGGGGTTGGGTCAAGCGCAATGTCAATACGATTGTAGTACGCAAAGTGCTCGGCGTGCGACAGCCGTCCGACAAACTCAATGCGTTCAGGCGCGATTCCATGTTTAGCAAAACGTTCCTGAGTCTGCTTTGATACTGACAAATCGCTGAAGGCTCTATCTTTTAGGATGAGAGAAACATCTGACACTTGCTTCAGCAAACGCGCCCAAAGAGCGATCGTCTGATCGGATAGCTTAGCGCTTTTGTTAAAGCTACCAAATACAATATCGCTGTTTTTGGTCGCTCTTGGCTCAATTGGAATATCAACTTCGGGCGGGGTGTAACAGCATACCATTACCCATAACTATCCCTGACGCTGCGGTAAGCCTCCAGCGCCATGACAAAATCGGGGATGCGCTGCAACCCAATCCAGAGCGTCTTCGGTCCCGGGAACCCATCGGATTTGCGGTTGAGAAAGCCGCCCAGGGAGGCGACCATGCGCACCATGGTATCGAGCGAGGGCGGCTGCTCGGGTGGCGCTTGTTTCTGGGTGACCAGATAGACCGCCTTCCATTCCTCCTCGGCAAAGACCGCATCGCAAGGCAACTCCGGGCACTCGCGCCCGAGCATGGTCAGGTACAGCACCCGCCACGCGATGATCATGTACAAAGCGAGCGCCGGCTCCAGGCGCTCGCGCGTCTCGAGCTGCAGCTCCTCGATGCGGCAGCCACTTTTTAAGATCCGGAAAAAAATCTCCACTTGCCACCTGCAAAGATACCAGGAGAGCGTCTCGATGGCCTCCTCGGCGCTCTGCACCGCCAGATTGGTCAGCAACAGCCAGTTGAGTGGCTCCTCGCCGGCGGGTGGATTGACCTCGGTGGCGAGCAAGGCCGTGACCGTGACATCGGGCAAGGTGCGATCCGGGCGCCAGGGTGCCTTCAGGGTCACGCGCACCACCTTGATCTCCTGCTTGACCTGGCGTGCTTTGGCCCCCTTGGTGGCGGGACGCTCGAAGGTGATCTCGGTGAGCACCGCAGCGGCGTCCAGGGCCTCATTGAGCTTTCTGCCATCGGCCAAGCAGCGGTCGCGATGCTGCACCCGTACCAGCCAATCGGCGCTGTTCTCGGGGATGGGCGCTTCAACAAACAGGTCGTAGATGTCGCCCTCGCGATCGGCAACATAGGTCAAGCGCGTGTCGCTCAGTTCCTCGGCCAGCGCATTGACGCGCGCGTAGCCATCGACCCAGCGCACGCTTTCTTTCTCCTCCAGTGGGCGGCGCGAGTCTTTGTCCTGGCCCAGGCTACCGGGCTCGCGCACAAAAGTGTGCAAATCCAGCAGCCCCAGCGCGAGGCGCTCGGGCGTGACCGCCAAGGTGGGATGGATGTACATCCCATAGCGGCTCTCAAAGTTCAGTGGCCCAAGACCGACAATGCCTTTTTTGGTTGTATAGTCCAGCTCGCTGGTATCTTGGATACACAGCACCCGCGGATGCTCGCGCAGACGTTCTTCGGTACAAGCAAAATGGGGTGCGAGGATCTGCTCGGCGGTGACCGTGGGATGATCGAAAAAGCGATAGGCGGCCCGGGTCTCATACCAACCGTTGCAAGCCCCGGGAATACTTTGTGTCGGCTTGGCGCCGAGGGTTTCAAGCACCTGTTGGGCGCGATGATTCAGGCGCTTGTCGCCCAGAGAGATGTCCTGCAGTTCAGAGGCCAGCGCGATCATGCCACCACCCCCAGGGCGGCGCGGAAGTCCGCCGCCAGCGGGTAGACATAGATCGCCTTGCGCGGCAGCGCGGCCCGATGGGTGCGGTCGCACTTGCCGCGCCCGGTGGTTTCGCCCAAGTCGTGCCAGTTGGCGGCACGGTAACAGGTCCCGGCAAAGCGTGGGGTCTCGACAAAGGTCTCCAGCAGCACCAGACGCTCGCCATAGCGGGCGGGAAAGTCGACACTGACTTGCCGCGCGGCCAAGGACAGCACCTTGGAGGCGAGGTGTTTGACCTGCACCCAGGGCAGGATGAGGAAGCGGGCGTTGTTGAGCACCCGTCCCAGGTGTGCTTGGCGCTGCGCGGGCGTCCAGCCAATCCAGCGGTCGCGGGCAGCGACTTTCCAGGCCGCCGCGCCAAAGCCGATGGCGCCGAGCAGACCGCCATCCCACTGGATCAGGTAGCGCAGCTGCGCACCAGGCAGGGGACTGTAGCCGAGGTAGTGGTAGCGCTCGATCAGGCCGTTCCATAATTGCGAGGCCCTTCGATCATCAACGCGCGCCAGGCGCAAGCCGCTGAGCGCGCGCAGCGGGACGGACACTGGGATCGGTTCGGGCCGGGACTCGGGGCGCGGGACGAAGCGCCGCCCATTGCCATTGCCGCAGGTCGGTGGCGGCAGCACAATGAGCCCGGCACGATGCAACCGCAGCAGTCCCACCCGGGCACTCATGAGCTTGGGGCGGCCTTGGATATCGGTCCACTCCAGCGCGCGGCACACCCGCCGAGCGATCTCCGCGCGCAGCGGCGGCTGCGCCAGCGCGATCTCCTGGCGAATGCGCGCTAAGTCGGTCTCGTTGAAAGGGCGCCCACATAAACGGCTTGGAATCGCTTGGTCCATGGTCTCCCGTCCCCTTGCTGAAGATGAAAGGGCATCTCAGCAGAACTCGGGAGCTGTGTCCAGCCCCGGACGACGCTGGGGCGGGGAGATATGGGTAATGGTATGGTGTAACAGAGGTAACAATTCGGCATGCGCCATACCCGCTCGGAAAAGTTTGCGTCCTCATTTTCCGGCGCAACGCATGAGTCGGCTAGAATATAGTCAATTGCGGCAAGACCAGTTGTGTCAGAGTACCCAAGCCAAGTGACCTGCACTGGCGCCGGGCGTTGGGCAAATACCGGCAACCGGTTGTGCGCGGTATGGCCTGATAGGTCGATCAAAATATCAATTGCGTCTGCGCGTATCTTGTCCGCGGCGGCTCTGTCGCTCAACCCGGCAAGGTTGACCCAGCTATCCACCTTCTCAGATAACTTGTCCGTATAGCTATCGTGCTTGCGGCCTGTGTTGTAACAGACGACGTCGAAATCTTTGTGGTTATGATTTGCAAACACTCCACTTACAAAATATCCAACAGGATGTTGTCGAAGATCACCTGACACATAGCCAATTCGCAATCTTCGGGTTGGATCGGGAAGATTGCGATGTATGATCTTATCTTGGCTGGAGTTAAAGCGTTTGCCGTACTCCAACGCGGCGGAAGCGAGGGCGTTGGTGGCTGTTACTTCTGAGTAATGCAGAGTAAAAAGCCTGTTAGAGTGTGCTACCGCATTGTCGAGCGCGACTTCCAACACCCTCTGATAACAGGCTAGCGCTTCAAGATGGCAACCATAATCAGTAAGTACGTCACCGCGATTGTCATTTGCATTCACATCGTCTGGCCGTATTTGCAGCGCCGCTTCGTAGGCTGCAAGCGCATCATTCAGGCGTCCCAAACTCTGCAAGACATCACCACGGTTGTTGTGCGCCCCGGCAAAATCTGACCTGATCAGCAGGGTAGTCTCGTAGCACTGCAGCGCTTCCTCAAAACGCCCGAGGTCCTTTAGAACATTGCCTCGATTAAAATGCACTTTGGCGCTTTTCGGTCTGATGCGCAAAGCTTCATTATAGGACTCAAGGGCACCCTGCAGGGCACCAAGGTCCAGCAATGCATTACCGCGATTGACATGGCCTTAAAAAATTCTGGGCTGATTTTTAATGCGGCATCGTAAGCGGCTAGCGCATCATATAGGCGGCCAAATTTTTTAAGAACCTGCCCGTAGTTCAAGTAATAGGCGGGATTAGATCGCTCGATATTGATTGCTTTTCGGATCAGTGACTCTGCTGTTTCATGATCACCTGCCTGATGCGCGGCGAGGCCGAGCAGGTGGAGAGCGTCGGCATCTTCTGGCTCAGCGGCAAGGATGGCGCGATAGATTTCCGCAGCGGCCTGAAGATCACCGCTTTGGTGGCACTGAACACCCTGTCGCAAAAGCTGTCCTGCCTGACTGGGCTGGGATCTTGCGCGGCGCTGTCCCTTTCGCGCGGCGTTCTGCTCTGATCTGCGCTTTTTTCTATTCACTGATATCGGCGACGGGCAAATCGGACGATCATGACTTACCAGGGAATCGGCTGCCCATCGCGGAAAAAGCCCCCGCTGGGACCGTCGTCTGACAAGGTGGCGGCCCAGACGATGCCTGCGGCGCCTTCTTCGATGGAACGCGTCGCGTTGCTGCCGCCCATTTCGGTCCGCACCCAGCCGGGGCAGACGGAGTTGATTTTGATGCCGGTGTCTTTAAGTTCGTCGGCGAAGATGCGGGTGACGGCGTTCATCGCGGTTTTGGATAGCCGATAGGCGGGGGCGAAGCCATTCATGTCGCTCAACTGGCCCATGCCGGAGGAGACGTTGACCACCCGCCCTTGGCCTTGCATCAGCGGGATCAAGCTCTGGCATAGGCGCAGGGCCGACAGGGTGTTGGTCTCGAAAGCGCTGCGCAGGTCGGTGAGATCAGCGTCGAAGATGCTGGAGCCGGGCGTGCCGGGAGGCGGATCAGGGAAGATGCCGGCGTTATTGACCAGCACGTCGATGCGGCCGAATTCTTTGCTCAGGTATTTGCGCAGGGCCAGCACCGAGGGTTCCTCGGTAACATGCAGCGGGAAGAAACGCACGTCGAGGCCTTCGGCGGCGAGCTTGCCGGCGGCGCTCTGGCCCTCGGCCTCGCGACGGGCGGTGAGTATCACGCGGTAGCCACGAGCGCCGAGTTGGCGGCAGGTTTCCAGGCCAAGTCCGCGATAAGCGCCGGTGACGACGGCGACGGGTTCGGTATCCATGGGCGACGAAGGCTGATGCCAGAGTTTGTGACGGCTGGTTGTTCGAGTTGGATGTGCTGATCTTGCGGCTGAATTCTGTGCCACTGGATTATGTGCTATTGAATTCTATGCCAGTATAGCAGCCTGGAATCGAAGTCCCGCAGTTACGCATCACCAAGAGGCCAAAATCAGGACTTCGCGCATCGGCATCCCATCTGCACCATAAGCATTGCCCCACCCGCGACAGAAACCCCGCGACATGAGCTCAGCGCAAAACCCGCCTCCCGACCCGATGGACCAGATCCGCATCCGCGGCGCCCGCACGCACAATCTTAAGAATATCGACCTCGACCTGCCGCGCAATCGGTTGGTGGTGATGACCGGGCTGTCGGGCTCGGGCAAGTCGTCCCTCGCCTTCGACACCCTGTATGCCGAGGGCCAGCGGCGCTATGTCGAGTCGCTCTCGGCCTATGCCCGGCAGTTTTTGTCGCTGATGGAAAAGCCCGATGTCGATCACATCGAGGGCCTGTCCCCGGCCATTTCCATCGAGCAGAAGACTAGCTCGCATAATCCGCGCTCCACGGTCGGCACCATCACTGAGATTCATGACTATCTGCGCCTGCTGTTTGCGCGCATCGGCATCCCGCACTGTCCGGAGCATGACGAGGCGCTGGCGGCACAGACAGTCACGCAAATGGTGGATCAAATCCTCGCGCGGCCAGAGGGTGAGAAGCTGATGCTGCTCGCGCCCATTGTGAGCGATCGCAAGGGCGAGTATCAGGCGCTGTTCGCGGAGCTCAATGCCCAGGGCTTTGTTCGTGCGCGCATCGACGGGGCGCTGTGCGAGCTCGATGTGCCGCCGGCGCTGGACGCCAAGGCCCGGCATGATATCGAAGTGGTGGTGGATCGCTTCCGTGTGCGGGCGGATCGCGCGCAGCGACTCGCGGAGTCTCTTGAGACGGCACTGGCGCTGTCTGGCGGCCTGGTGCGCCTGGCGGTCATGGATGAGCCGGGCGCGCCCGAGACCACCTTCTCGGCCAACTTTGCCTGCCCCCGCTGCGGCTATAGCCTGAGCGAGCTGGAGCCGCGGCTGTTTTCCTTCAACAACCCCGCGGGAGCCTGTCCGGCCTGCGACGGGCTTGGGCATGAGCTGTTCTTCGACCCCGACAAGGTGGTGCAGCAGCCGGCGCTCAGCCTGGCCGAGGGCGCCATTCGCGGCTGGGACAGCAACAATCGCCACACCTTTCGCATGCTTCAGGCGCTGGCCGCGCATCTGGGATTTGACCTTGAGACACCCTGGCATGCGCTGCCGGCGCCGATTCAAGCCCAGGTGCTGCGCGGCACCGGGCAGGACAAGCTCAAACTCAAGCTCCCGCACGAGCGCGGCAGCGGCAAACAGCGGGTGTTCGAGGGTGTGCTGCCGATGCTCGAGCGTCGTTATCGCGAGACCGACTCTACCCTGGTGCGCGAAGAGCTTGGCCGCTATCTGTCGCGCCAGCCCTGCCCGGCTTGCAACGGCACCCGCCTGAACCGCGCCGCGCGCCATGTGCGCATCGGCGGGAAGAATCTGCCCGAGCTGTCCGCGCTGCCGGTGGGCGACTGCCTGCGCTGGTTCGACACGCTGGAATTGAGCGGCCAGCGCGCGGCCATCGGCGAGAAAATTCTGGTTGAAATCATCCAGCGGCTGCGCTTTCTCGCCGATGTCGGCCTGACTTACCTTAGCCTGTCGCGCGGGGCCGATACCTTGTCTGGCGGCGAGGCGCAGCGCATCCGCCTGGCCAGCCAAATCGGCGCCGGACTGGTGGGGGTCATGTACATTCTCGACGAGCCGTCCATCGGCCTGCATCAGCGCGATAACGCCCGCCTGCTTGATACTCTGCGGCGACTGCGCGACAGCGGTAACACGGTGATCGTGGTCGAGCATGACGAGGAAGCGATGCGCGCGGCCGATGAGATCGTCGATCTCGGCCCCGGCGCGGGTGTTCAGGGCGGGCGCATCATTGCGCAGGGCACGGCTGCGGAGATTATGGCTCAGCCGGACTCGCTGACTGGCCAGTATCTCTCAGGCGCGCGCCGCATCGAGATCCCAGCCCAGCGCCGCACGGCCGATGGCGACCGCTGGCTGCGTCTGCTCGGCGCGAGCGGCAACAATCTGCAAGAGATTGACATCGCAATCCCGGTCGGCATCTTTTGCGCCGTCACCGGCGTGTCGGGTTCGGGCAAATCCACCCTGATCAACGACACCCTCTACCCGATCCTGGCGCGCGAACTGAACCAGATCACCACTGGGGCCAGCACCCAGGGTGCGCCCTATCGCGAGCTGCAGGGACTCGAACATTTCGACAAGGTGATCGACATCGACCAAAGCCCCATCGGCCGCACGCCGCGCTCCAACGCCGCGACCTACACCGGGCTCTTTGGCCTGATTCGCGAGCTGTTCGCCGCGGTGCCCGAGTCACGCGCGCGCGGTTATGGCCCAGGCCGCTTCAGCTTCAACGTGAAAGGCGGGCGTTGCGAAGCGTGCAAGGGCGACGGGCTGATTCGCGTCGAGATGCATTTTCTGCCCGATCTCTATGTGCCCTGCGACGCCTGCGGCGGGCGGCGCTACAACCGCGAGACGCTGGAAATTCGCTACAAGGGCAAGACCATCGACGAGGTGCTGAACCTGACCGTGGAGGATGCGCTCGCCTTCTTCGCCCCGGTGCCCAAACTCAAGCGCAAGCTCGACACCCTGATGAGCGTCGGCCTGACGTACATCGCGCTCGGCCAAAGCGCGACCACCCTCTCAGGCGGGGAGGCGCAGCGCATCAAGCTCAGCCGCGAGCTTTCGCGCCGCGACACCGGCCGCACCCTCTATATTCTGGACGAGCCGACCACCGGCCTGCATTTCGAGGACGTGCGCAACCTGCTCGCTGTGCTGCATCAGCTGCGCGAACGCGGCAATACCGTGATCGTCATCGAGCACAACCTGGATGTGATCAAGACCGCCGACTGGGTGATCGATCTCGGCCCAGAGGGCGGCGATGGTGGCGGGCGCTTGGTCGCGGCGGGCACCCCAGAGGCTGTTGCCGAATTCGAGGGGTCTCAGACGGGCCGCTTTCTGCGCAGGCTTATCTTTGCTGCGGCCTGAGAAGAACGTCCGCGACAATGCGCTATCCGCAAGATCGCTCAATTCGGCGCGATTAGCGCAGCCTCGATTGCCGTCAGAACTCAGAGAAAACAGAAGGCATCACCACGCCACGCGCAGCGGCAGTTGGGCACCGTAGGCATGCACCTCGCGCACGGTCACATCCCAGCGCGCCAGGCGTTCGGCCGGGTCCGGGTGCGTGTTCACCGAATGGCGCTCGCCATGCTCGGTGCGCCCGGCGCGCGCAAGCTTGGCCCACATGCTGCGCGCCCGACTGGCATCATAGCCGCCGGCTTCGAGAATATAAGCAGCAAGATAGTCGGCCTCGTTTTCCTGGTCTTTGGAATAGCGCAGTTGTCCGACCATTGCACCCACACCTGCGCCCATCAGGGCCGAATCGGCGATGCGCGAAGACCGTTCGTCACTGGCATAGTTCCCACCGGAGGTCGACGCCGCGCCGAGCGCGCCCATGACCAGACCACCCACCAGGGCGCCGCTCATGGCATTCATTCTGGTCTCGGCAATATGATTGGCGGCGTGATGTCCCATCTCGTGGGCAATGACCATAGCGATTTCCTCGTCATTCCGGGCGTAGCTCAGCACGCCTTTCTGGATGACGATGGTGTCGGCCCCGGCGGCAAAGGCGTTGAGCTCGGGATTGGACGAGTAGCGCAGATCCCATTGGCAGTTGTCCTCACCCATCTGGTAACACATCTGCGTCGCGCCGGGCTCGAGTCGGTTGAAAATGGCCCGAACCTTGGCCTCCGCGGCGCGGTCGCCGATTGGTCTCGATCGCGGTGGCGGCATGCTACGGATTTCCTGGCTCGCCTGCCCGACCGCCGCCGGACTCACCGGCTGTGACAAATGCACCGGCGTGGCGCAGGCGCCGAGGAAAAGCGTGAGCAAGGAGGCAGTCACCAAGGCCAAGCGAGGCCAGTTGGCATGAACGCATTGATGCCGGGCTTGATTGAAGAAAGATTGATTCATCATCACAAACCGATCAGGCAGAAAACTAAAACCGCTGGGGCCAGCGCCGGGCACCATGCAATACACGCAGAATGAGAACAAGGTCACCAACTACACGATAAGCCACAATGTAAGAGGTTCCGCTGATCACCAACTCGCGGGTATCCCTGACTCTGCCCAGGCGACCAATGGACGGATTTTGCGTCAACTGAGAAACGGCTGCAAAATCCGCTCAGCCACCTGCGCGGCCGTTTGGGGATTGTCTTCGGCGATATAAGCCCTAACCGCCTGCAAATCGCCAATTGCCCGTTCGTGCCATTTTAGCCGCAACTTGGCGGCTCCAGTTCAAAGCTCGCCCCCCAACTGCGAAGCCAGCGTTCGACCTCCTCATGTTCCACGATGCGCGCCTGGCCACTCTCGAGTTCACTTACGGCATCCTGAATGGCCGCCACCTGCCAGTCCTCATGCGCGACATAGCGCTCAATGGCGTCGACCATCAGCGACCCAGGCTGGCACCCAGTCGCCTGAGCCAGCAGGTTCAGACGATTCAGGGTCTCTGACTCCAGCCGGAGCGACACGGTTTCCTTCATACCCTTACCTCAGGTGTATTGGCCGACCTAAGAAACCAAAGATTGTGGACCAACACTCCAGGCCAACACTCCCAGCAATGCACCCTGGACTTGAATCAAGGCTGCGGTATCCGGTTTTCCGGAACCCGCCCAACAAGATGAACCCGAGAATCAGCGAAAGTTCCACACCAAGGCCAGTGTCAACAGCAGCAGAAGAATGCCATGCAGGCGATAATCCCACCACCAGCGGGTTCCGGGCTCGGGTTTGGACAGCGCCGGTGACCAGAGTGCCGGCGAGCGCTCAGCGGCGCTGACCGGCCAGAGCCAGCTGGTGGCGAGAAAAATCCCGGCGCTGACAAAAAACAGCAAGCCAGCAATCAGGGTGAAATGCAGGGTGATCACACCAAGCAGCCAGAGCCCGAACAGCACTGCCGAGATCAGATGCCCGCCGAGCAGCGTCGCGAGCGCGCTGCGCGGTCCGGCGCGAGCGACAAAGGCGCCGAGCAGAAAGACTGCGGCCACCGGCGGCACCAGGTAGGACAGCGCGGTTTGCAGGTAATGGAACAGCCCCTCGAAATGGCCGATCAGGGGTGCGATGATCGCCGCGAGCAGCATAAAGAGCAGGATGGCGACACGACCGATCCAGGCGGTGCGCCTTGGGCTCAAGCTGGGCCAGGCGGGCTTGATGAAATCGAGCGTCAGCAGAGTGGCGGCTGAATTCAGGGTGGAGTCGATGCTCGACATCAGGGCGGCGACCAGCGCGGCCAAAATCAGCCCGGTCAGACCCACCGGCAGCAGCTCGGAGATCAGTGCCGGGAACACTTGATCGCCATGCTCAAGCCCAGGCAGTATCTGAATCGCCATCACTCCGGGCAGCACCATGATGAAAAGCACCGGCAGCTTGAGCAGCCCTGCCAGCAGCGCGCCGGCGCGCGCGTGGCTGATGCTGCGTGCGCCCAGCACCCGCTGCACGATGAACTGATTAGTGCACCAGAAGTAAAATCCCAGCACCGGCACGCCGATCAGGGTGCCGAGCCAGGGTAGGTTCGGGTCATCCAGCGGCAGGAACAGGTGCAGCCGCTCGGGCGGCGTGGCCGCGACCAGCGCGCCCCAGTCGAAGCCGAGCTCGGCAAAGCTGAGCCAGGTGACCAAGCAGGCGCCGATGATGAGCAAAATGGCCTGGAGCACGTCGGTGTAGACCACGGCGGCCAGTCCGCCGGCGGCGGTGTAGCTGGCGGCGACTGCGGCCAGCAGCAGCGCGGCGGTGAAGAGATCCAGACCCGGCACCAGACTGGCCAGCACCAGGGCGCCGGCAAAGAGGGTGCCGGCGGTGTCGACCAGGATATTGGCGAGCAGCGTCAGCGCCGAGAAGTAACGCCGCGCGCGGCGGTCGAAGCGGCACTCCAGCCACTCGGGCACAGTGCCGATGCGGGCATTGAGATAGAGCGGAATGAACACCAACGCCATGACGACCAGAATGGGCGCGGCCATCCATTCGTAATTGGCGACCGCCAGCCCCCAGGTGTAAGCCGCGCCGGCCAGGCCGATCAGGGTGGTGGAGGAGATGTTGGAGGCAAAGAGCGACAGCCCGACCGGCGCCCAGTGCAGCCGCCGCCCGGCCAGGAACAGGTCCTGATCATCATGGGTGCGCCGCGCGACCAGCACGCCGATGACGGCAATCAGCACGAAGTAACCGCCGATAACGGCCAGATCGACGGCGGTGAGCGAAATCTGACTGAGGTTGATCTCTTTCACACGAACCTCGGCAAGCGTTCAGCCGTCATCCCTTGCCTGTTCGGCCGTTTGCGCGAGAAAGCCATCGATTTCACATGCAATGCGTTCCATCAGTGCCTCGACCGAGGCATGGTGCAAAGCGACCGCCGCCTGCGCGCTGCCTGCCGGGTCGCGGGCCGAGAGCTTGAGATTGCGCAATTCCTCGACACGCCTGGCCAAGGCTTCGCGATCGAAGCGAATTTCCGCGCGCAGTCGCTGGATGGTGCCGTTCATAATGACTCCCCTTCACTGTCGATGCGCTCGAGAAGGCTCGGCGGCGCTTGCTCAATCTCGACTAGATCGACGGGAGCTTGGAAGATGTTCATCAAGTCTCCAAGCGCGGCGAAGTAGCGCTCGGGCATCAGTCCGGCAACGGCCAGATCCACGTCGCTGTCGGCATGGCAACGACCTGTCGCGA
Above is a genomic segment from Thiorhodovibrio litoralis containing:
- a CDS encoding sodium:solute symporter family transporter yields the protein MKEINLSQISLTAVDLAVIGGYFVLIAVIGVLVARRTHDDQDLFLAGRRLHWAPVGLSLFASNISSTTLIGLAGAAYTWGLAVANYEWMAAPILVVMALVFIPLYLNARIGTVPEWLECRFDRRARRYFSALTLLANILVDTAGTLFAGALVLASLVPGLDLFTAALLLAAVAASYTAAGGLAAVVYTDVLQAILLIIGACLVTWLSFAELGFDWGALVAATPPERLHLFLPLDDPNLPWLGTLIGVPVLGFYFWCTNQFIVQRVLGARSISHARAGALLAGLLKLPVLFIMVLPGVMAIQILPGLEHGDQVFPALISELLPVGLTGLILAALVAALMSSIDSTLNSAATLLTLDFIKPAWPSLSPRRTAWIGRVAILLFMLLAAIIAPLIGHFEGLFHYLQTALSYLVPPVAAVFLLGAFVARAGPRSALATLLGGHLISAVLFGLWLLGVITLHFTLIAGLLFFVSAGIFLATSWLWPVSAAERSPALWSPALSKPEPGTRWWWDYRLHGILLLLLTLALVWNFR